One segment of Pseudodesulfovibrio sp. 5S69 DNA contains the following:
- a CDS encoding TMEM165/GDT1 family protein has product MDWKLLATTFGTLFVAELGDKTQLACMLMTAKTQKPWTVLLGSSLALVLVSFLGVMFAEFICNYIPTDLIKKIAAVSFVVMGCLIFFDKI; this is encoded by the coding sequence ATGGATTGGAAATTACTTGCCACCACCTTCGGCACCTTGTTCGTGGCCGAACTCGGGGACAAGACGCAGCTCGCCTGCATGCTCATGACGGCCAAGACCCAGAAGCCCTGGACCGTGCTCCTCGGCTCGTCCCTGGCCCTGGTCCTGGTCAGTTTCCTGGGGGTCATGTTCGCCGAGTTCATATGCAACTACATTCCCACCGACCTGATCAAGAAGATCGCGGCCGTGTCCTTCGTGGTCATGGGTTGCCTGATCTTCTTTGATAAGATTTGA
- a CDS encoding protein-glutamate methylesterase/protein-glutamine glutaminase: MIKVLVVDDSAFMRKAISTMLDKDPGITVVGVARNGRVGLDMVRKLDPDVVTMDIEMPEMDGLTALRHIMMECPRPVLMVSSLTTEGAESTLKAMELGAVDFIPKQLSKVSLDIIKIERDLIEKVKTVAARKMRHVAARPAAPRQVRRPVPSARAGGRPVRDVVAIGVSTGGPPVVQKILSSLPADFPAGIVIAQHMPAAFTGPFAARLDSVSRIKVKEAESGDVLRPGHAFVAPGGRHIILDQKVSHINVLVTDEPADALYKPSVNVLISSVARAVGRRGLGVILTGMGNDGCEGIRDLKGKGGRALAQSDSTCVVYGMPKAVVERNLADEIVDLDDMAESIMANLYK, encoded by the coding sequence GTGATCAAAGTTCTCGTCGTTGATGATTCCGCGTTTATGCGGAAGGCCATCAGCACGATGCTCGACAAGGACCCCGGTATCACCGTGGTGGGGGTGGCGCGCAACGGCCGGGTAGGCCTGGACATGGTGCGCAAGCTCGATCCCGATGTCGTGACCATGGACATCGAGATGCCCGAGATGGACGGTCTGACCGCGCTCAGGCACATCATGATGGAATGCCCCAGGCCCGTGCTCATGGTCAGCTCCCTGACCACCGAGGGCGCGGAATCCACCCTGAAGGCCATGGAGCTCGGCGCCGTGGACTTCATTCCCAAGCAGCTTTCCAAGGTGTCGCTGGACATCATCAAGATCGAGCGGGACCTCATCGAGAAGGTCAAGACCGTTGCCGCGCGCAAGATGCGCCACGTGGCCGCCCGGCCCGCCGCGCCCCGCCAGGTCCGCAGGCCCGTGCCCTCAGCCCGCGCGGGCGGACGCCCCGTCCGCGACGTGGTGGCCATCGGCGTATCCACCGGCGGGCCCCCCGTGGTCCAGAAGATCCTGTCTTCGCTGCCTGCCGATTTCCCGGCCGGCATCGTCATCGCCCAGCACATGCCCGCCGCCTTCACCGGCCCGTTCGCGGCCCGGCTCGACAGCGTCAGCCGGATCAAGGTCAAGGAGGCCGAGAGCGGCGACGTGCTCAGGCCCGGCCACGCCTTCGTGGCGCCCGGCGGCAGGCATATCATTCTCGACCAGAAGGTCAGCCACATCAATGTGCTGGTCACGGACGAGCCCGCGGACGCCCTGTACAAACCTTCGGTCAACGTGCTCATTAGCTCGGTGGCCAGGGCGGTGGGACGTCGGGGGCTCGGAGTCATCCTGACCGGTATGGGCAACGACGGCTGCGAAGGCATCCGGGATCTCAAGGGGAAGGGAGGACGGGCCTTGGCGCAGAGCGATTCCACCTGCGTGGTCTACGGCATGCCCAAGGCGGTGGTGGAGCGGAACCTGGCGGACGAAATCGTGGACCTCGACGACATGGCCGAGTCCATCATGGCGAATTTGTACAAATAA
- the dprA gene encoding DNA-processing protein DprA, translating into MDLQQEFFACLALKHTPRLGPKVWRELFAAYPSAFEAVRDAAAWHDRELSSRAQAKACAAEVWRDKAEAEYKEARRQSMDVVTWFDPRFPESLKEIPDPPAMLYLRGDATLLGNPGVAVVGARECTRLGLETAGRISAQLAKIGITVVSGLALGIDRQAHLGGLKGVGSSIAVLGCGLDVEYPQGNADVRRELYGKGLVVSEYGPGVQPRGGHFPVRNRLISGLSLGVLVAEAAHNSGSLITARLAGEQGRDVFAVPGPIGQPTFTGCHRLIKQGAALVESASDIVEILRFDFARELAGVPDPVGNEEENGVDVDRAVVKKKKAPSVPEDGADRKRRRSPLVDREAMGLGPDEKRVLELLDAVDKMHIDALGRELGWDSPVVSRVLLQLEMRGAVRQLPGMWYLAREN; encoded by the coding sequence ATGGACCTGCAACAAGAATTCTTCGCCTGTCTGGCCCTGAAGCACACCCCCCGGTTGGGGCCCAAGGTGTGGCGGGAGCTGTTCGCCGCGTATCCGAGCGCCTTCGAGGCGGTGCGGGACGCGGCCGCCTGGCATGACCGCGAGCTGTCGTCCAGGGCCCAGGCCAAGGCCTGCGCGGCCGAGGTCTGGCGGGACAAGGCCGAGGCCGAGTACAAGGAGGCCCGGCGGCAGTCCATGGACGTGGTCACCTGGTTCGACCCCCGGTTCCCCGAATCCCTGAAGGAGATTCCCGATCCCCCGGCCATGCTCTATCTGCGCGGTGACGCGACCCTGCTCGGCAATCCCGGCGTGGCCGTTGTCGGTGCCAGGGAGTGCACCCGTCTGGGCCTGGAGACCGCCGGGCGGATCAGCGCGCAGCTCGCGAAGATCGGCATCACGGTCGTCTCCGGGTTGGCGCTGGGCATCGACCGGCAGGCACACCTGGGCGGGCTCAAGGGCGTGGGCTCCTCCATCGCGGTGCTCGGCTGCGGCCTGGACGTGGAGTACCCCCAGGGCAACGCGGACGTGCGCCGGGAACTCTACGGGAAGGGATTGGTGGTCAGCGAATACGGCCCCGGCGTGCAGCCCCGGGGCGGGCATTTCCCGGTGCGCAACCGGCTCATCAGCGGGTTGTCGCTGGGTGTACTGGTGGCCGAGGCCGCCCACAACAGCGGCAGTCTGATCACCGCGCGCCTGGCCGGGGAGCAGGGCCGGGACGTGTTCGCGGTGCCCGGTCCCATCGGGCAGCCGACCTTCACCGGCTGCCACCGGCTGATCAAGCAGGGGGCGGCCCTGGTGGAGTCCGCCTCGGATATCGTCGAGATTCTGCGCTTTGATTTCGCCCGCGAGTTGGCCGGGGTGCCGGACCCGGTTGGCAATGAAGAGGAAAACGGGGTTGACGTGGACCGTGCCGTGGTCAAAAAGAAGAAGGCGCCCTCCGTTCCCGAAGACGGAGCGGATCGGAAGCGGCGGCGGTCCCCCCTCGTGGACCGCGAGGCCATGGGCCTGGGCCCGGACGAAAAGCGCGTCCTGGAACTGCTCGACGCCGTCGACAAGATGCACATAGACGCCCTGGGCCGGGAACTCGGTTGGGATTCGCCTGTGGTCAGCCGTGTCCTGCTCCAACTGGAGATGCGCGGCGCCGTACGGCAACTACCCGGCATGTGGTACCTGGCTCGGGAAAATTAA
- a CDS encoding CheR family methyltransferase, translating into MSSLFSKTISLGKELKISDQEFANLRDFIYAECGIYIADNRKYLLENRLGNRLKKLNLKNFDEYYNFLRFDPARGAEMKKLYEVITTNETSFYRNPPQLKVFQEEVLPDVLASCRRKGKKLRIWSAGCSTGEEPYTISIIIHEMLKAELLSWDIRITANDLSERVLESARRGVYNDYTLRTTPEETAARYFDMDKGQNKIKPEVKRLVSFGQINLRDRVQLKRVERSQVVFCRNVIIYFDDEMKKRVINAFYDNLLPGGYLIIGHSESLHNITRAFKPIHYPGAIIYQKEE; encoded by the coding sequence ATGTCGTCTCTTTTCTCAAAGACCATATCCCTGGGCAAGGAGCTCAAGATCTCGGATCAGGAGTTTGCCAACCTGCGGGATTTCATCTACGCCGAATGCGGCATCTATATAGCAGATAACCGCAAGTATTTATTGGAAAATAGACTCGGGAACAGGCTTAAAAAACTCAACCTGAAAAATTTCGACGAATACTACAATTTCCTCCGGTTCGACCCGGCCAGAGGCGCGGAGATGAAGAAGCTCTATGAGGTCATCACCACCAACGAGACGAGCTTCTACCGCAACCCGCCACAGCTCAAGGTCTTCCAGGAGGAGGTCCTGCCCGACGTGCTCGCCTCCTGCCGGAGAAAGGGGAAGAAGCTACGCATCTGGTCGGCCGGGTGTTCCACCGGCGAGGAGCCCTACACCATCTCCATCATCATCCACGAGATGCTCAAGGCCGAGCTGCTCTCCTGGGACATCCGCATCACGGCCAACGACCTGTCGGAGCGGGTGCTGGAATCGGCCAGGCGGGGCGTGTACAACGACTACACGCTGCGGACCACGCCCGAGGAAACCGCGGCCCGGTACTTCGATATGGACAAGGGGCAGAACAAGATAAAGCCGGAGGTCAAGCGGCTGGTCAGCTTCGGGCAGATCAACCTCAGGGACCGCGTGCAGCTCAAACGGGTGGAACGTTCACAGGTCGTATTCTGCAGAAACGTCATCATCTATTTTGACGACGAGATGAAAAAGCGCGTTATCAACGCTTTTTACGACAATCTGCTACCGGGGGGCTACCTGATCATCGGACACTCCGAGTCGCTGCACAACATCACACGCGCCTTCAAGCCCATTCACTACCCGGGCGCCATTATTTATCAAAAGGAGGAGTAG
- a CDS encoding response regulator — protein sequence MPKHILIVDDSKTVRNLVAFIMKKEGFKVTTAEDGLDGLEKLYSLSEVDLIVSDVNMPRMDGLTFIKTVREQAAYRDIPIVVLSTEGQDKDIQTGLTVGANLYMIKPAQPEKLVRNVKMLLG from the coding sequence ATGCCTAAACATATTCTTATAGTGGACGATTCCAAGACCGTCAGGAACCTGGTGGCCTTCATCATGAAAAAGGAAGGCTTCAAGGTGACCACGGCGGAGGACGGCCTGGACGGCCTGGAGAAGCTGTACAGCCTGTCCGAGGTCGACCTGATCGTGTCCGACGTGAACATGCCCCGCATGGACGGGTTGACCTTCATCAAGACCGTCCGGGAGCAGGCCGCGTACCGGGATATCCCCATCGTGGTGCTGTCCACCGAGGGCCAGGACAAGGACATCCAGACGGGATTGACCGTGGGGGCGAATCTGTACATGATCAAACCCGCCCAGCCGGAAAAGCTTGTTCGCAACGTCAAGATGCTGCTGGGATAG
- a CDS encoding chemotaxis protein CheA has protein sequence MSQDFLDPEILTDFFIEAKEHLETIEPNLLELEKSPDNLGLLNEIFRPMHSLKGASGFLGLNKINGLAHKAENILDELRQGSMRVTGAIMDLILSATDALRTMVDNLETSGVEGDVDTAPIIARIEAALLGQLPDEARAEPQAASPEAPEAAPVPEAVVVPKPEPIKPEPAVEAEDAGDADMNAFHPQPDPDFDPTPYALTTVGEGHLADFLEEAQEIVENLNRCLLALEGDPGGNDELINDTFRYFHNLKGNSGIIGFKELNSLTHEAETLLNKVRKGEIASSQGLIDLLLSAVDLIEALVAKVDMETSRVEPLDTSVMVQVLRKVTEDGNLDAVGGVVPVGRQAAETVPEQAAEPVEPASQAEAAPEPEAPAAEYDPEDVSLFVQTIEQQFEAVLVAFKMLRQDAGQRDIIDGLFRTFQTIQNSTGYMGFDEIKEYAGRTVGLVDQARNSDMDFSLMLDILEQEYAILKDMITAAIDTLPGAALSEPAPKAAPAPKPRAAVPAPEPAPAPAPKPAVLAPAPRAEASPVPAAPPVAKPAAKPAPAAKTTMPTTAVKNSAAQAQAKPKASSTIRVDHHKLDHLMNVIGELIINRNRYAMLARALEEGQEDVHVVAQQLTETTYAMARISDDLQDTIMKVRMVPVQTVFSRFPRLVRDLSRKSGKQVELIMEGEETEFDKSVVEEIGDPLVHLVRNAVDHGLEDEETRIAAGKKPKGHVWLRAYHKGNSVAIEVEDDGRGMDPEKLKAVAVRKGLITQDEANAMDDREALDLIFAPGFSSAEKVTDISGRGVGMDVVKTNIKNLKGSVNTQSEVGKGSKLTLTLPLTLAIIDALMVQVGGDTFAIPLDAVSETTKIEVEKLSDVNNRKAVTLRGEVLGIVELAELLDMPQSMDEREVLPMVVIQDNDRRLGLVVDRLLERQEIVIKPLGQYLNNFNLKGLSGATIMGDGSVVLILDPHEIYSLSTQLGRKEPLVVSGAITSKS, from the coding sequence ATGAGCCAGGACTTTCTTGACCCGGAAATCTTGACCGATTTTTTCATTGAAGCCAAAGAGCACTTGGAGACTATCGAACCCAACTTGCTCGAGCTTGAGAAGAGTCCGGACAATCTCGGCCTCCTCAACGAAATATTTCGGCCCATGCACTCCCTCAAGGGGGCGTCGGGCTTTCTCGGCCTGAACAAGATCAACGGACTGGCCCACAAAGCGGAAAACATCCTGGACGAACTGCGCCAGGGCTCCATGCGGGTGACCGGGGCCATCATGGACCTGATCCTGTCGGCCACCGACGCCCTGCGGACCATGGTGGACAATCTGGAGACCAGCGGGGTGGAGGGCGACGTGGACACCGCACCCATCATCGCCCGGATCGAGGCGGCCCTGCTCGGCCAGCTTCCGGATGAGGCCCGGGCCGAACCGCAGGCGGCGTCCCCGGAGGCACCCGAGGCGGCGCCCGTGCCGGAAGCCGTCGTCGTGCCAAAGCCCGAGCCCATCAAACCAGAACCCGCCGTGGAGGCGGAAGACGCCGGGGATGCCGACATGAACGCTTTCCACCCGCAGCCCGATCCCGACTTCGACCCCACCCCCTATGCCCTGACCACGGTGGGCGAGGGCCATCTGGCCGACTTTCTCGAAGAGGCGCAGGAGATCGTCGAGAACCTGAACCGCTGTCTCCTGGCCCTGGAAGGGGACCCGGGCGGCAACGACGAGTTGATCAACGACACCTTCCGTTACTTCCATAACCTCAAGGGCAACAGCGGCATCATCGGGTTCAAGGAACTCAATTCCCTGACCCACGAGGCCGAGACCCTGCTGAACAAGGTCCGCAAGGGCGAAATCGCCTCCAGCCAGGGGCTCATCGACCTGCTCCTCTCGGCCGTGGATCTCATCGAGGCCCTGGTGGCCAAGGTGGACATGGAGACCAGCCGGGTCGAGCCGCTGGATACCAGCGTCATGGTCCAGGTGCTCCGCAAGGTCACCGAGGACGGCAACCTGGACGCGGTCGGCGGCGTCGTGCCCGTGGGCAGGCAGGCGGCCGAGACCGTCCCCGAGCAGGCGGCCGAGCCGGTTGAGCCCGCCTCGCAGGCGGAGGCCGCGCCCGAACCCGAGGCGCCCGCGGCGGAGTACGACCCCGAGGACGTCTCCCTGTTCGTCCAGACCATCGAACAGCAGTTCGAGGCCGTGCTGGTTGCCTTCAAGATGCTCCGCCAGGACGCCGGGCAAAGGGACATCATCGACGGCTTGTTCCGGACCTTCCAGACCATTCAGAACTCCACGGGGTACATGGGGTTCGACGAGATCAAGGAATACGCGGGCCGGACCGTGGGGCTGGTGGACCAGGCCCGCAACTCGGACATGGATTTTTCGTTGATGCTCGACATCCTCGAGCAGGAATACGCCATTCTCAAGGACATGATCACCGCGGCCATTGACACGTTGCCCGGCGCGGCCTTGTCCGAACCCGCGCCCAAGGCCGCGCCTGCGCCCAAACCCAGGGCCGCGGTCCCGGCTCCCGAGCCCGCTCCGGCCCCGGCTCCCAAACCGGCGGTCCTTGCTCCCGCGCCGCGTGCCGAGGCCAGCCCCGTTCCGGCCGCGCCGCCCGTTGCCAAACCCGCAGCCAAGCCCGCTCCGGCGGCAAAGACGACCATGCCCACCACGGCCGTAAAGAACAGCGCCGCTCAGGCCCAGGCCAAGCCCAAGGCGTCGAGCACCATCCGCGTGGACCACCATAAGCTGGACCACCTGATGAACGTCATCGGCGAGCTGATCATCAACCGCAACCGCTACGCCATGCTCGCCCGCGCCCTGGAAGAGGGCCAGGAGGACGTGCACGTGGTCGCGCAGCAGCTCACCGAGACCACCTACGCCATGGCCCGCATTTCCGACGACCTGCAGGACACCATCATGAAGGTCCGCATGGTTCCGGTGCAGACCGTCTTCTCCCGCTTCCCTCGGCTGGTGCGAGACCTGAGCCGCAAGTCCGGCAAGCAGGTGGAGTTGATCATGGAAGGCGAGGAGACCGAATTCGACAAGTCCGTGGTCGAGGAGATCGGCGATCCGCTGGTCCACCTCGTGCGCAACGCGGTCGACCACGGCCTCGAGGACGAGGAAACCCGCATTGCGGCGGGCAAGAAGCCTAAGGGTCACGTGTGGCTCAGGGCCTACCACAAGGGCAACTCCGTGGCCATCGAGGTCGAGGACGACGGTCGCGGCATGGACCCGGAAAAGCTCAAGGCCGTGGCCGTGCGCAAGGGCCTCATCACCCAGGACGAGGCCAATGCCATGGACGATCGCGAGGCCCTGGATCTGATCTTCGCGCCGGGCTTCTCGTCCGCCGAAAAGGTCACGGACATCTCCGGGCGCGGCGTGGGTATGGACGTGGTCAAGACCAACATCAAGAACCTCAAGGGCAGCGTGAACACCCAGTCCGAGGTGGGCAAGGGGTCCAAGCTGACCCTGACCCTGCCCCTTACCCTGGCCATCATCGACGCGCTCATGGTCCAGGTCGGCGGCGACACCTTCGCCATCCCCCTGGACGCCGTATCCGAGACCACCAAGATCGAGGTCGAAAAGCTTTCGGACGTCAACAATCGCAAGGCCGTGACCCTGCGCGGCGAGGTCCTCGGCATCGTCGAACTGGCCGAACTGCTCGACATGCCCCAATCCATGGACGAACGCGAAGTCCTGCCCATGGTCGTCATCCAGGACAACGACCGACGCCTCGGCCTGGTGGTGGACCGCCTCCTGGAACGCCAGGAAATCGTCATCAAACCGCTCGGCCAATACCTCAACAACTTCAATCTCAAGGGACTGTCCGGCGCGACCATCATGGGCGACGGTTCCGTGGTGCTTATTCTCGATCCCCACGAGATCTACAGCCTGTCCACCCAGCTCGGCCGCAAGGAACCCCTGGTCGTGAGCGGCGCGATTACCAGCAAGTCGTAG
- a CDS encoding HEAT repeat domain-containing protein encodes MADCTEYLALLSSDNKEIVRESAFRAGEDNCVEAVPKLAELLKTNHLGIQEAVDSSLRKIGGRETVEAVIPLLRSDEAPVRNLAMDILREVGNQDMPSLIDLILDEDPDIRIFVADILGSTGNLLAVQPLCEALLKDPEVNVRYQAAVSLGELGMEDATPCLNKAINDEEWVQYSVIEALTKIGHTSSVGALVKALDGASDLVASMIIDSLGEMGNVKAVTMLLKRMADAPTALRNKIVKAIVKILGGKSLTLLSDEERERFRQYLLVALQDEDEEIQDAAIHGLAFVGGEEASSGILHIAGKLDQDRDQDRLRLIIGFLAQIGLTEALKEGLLGEDQDVARVSVQVLSQIAPDACTMEDCVCQVLMEAFWKAALPVQRQIVSVVAAKGEEQSKDFFIRVLNEHEDGTVLKSAVYLLGEKLRLPEVVDQIFPLMAHQYDDVKEAALEACIAIDGPDVQARFQEMFQSEEPIRRLMATYALGKLGPMENLDILTQAVEDEIPDIRKVAVEALAASGGDEAVWRPLILHRLSDESKDVRLTVIEIMGQHYDEEMAPHLIDALNDEDDWVKIRAMDALGEHGTPQAAPLMIDMLHNTNRFVVMKAIEALGNIGGSEAFSALLEVTNSDEYELVSAAEEAISKIQEM; translated from the coding sequence ATGGCGGATTGTACCGAATATCTGGCCCTGCTGAGCAGCGACAACAAGGAAATCGTCCGGGAGAGCGCCTTCAGGGCCGGGGAAGACAACTGCGTCGAAGCCGTGCCCAAGCTGGCGGAGCTGCTCAAGACCAACCACCTGGGCATCCAGGAGGCGGTGGACAGTTCCCTGCGCAAGATCGGCGGCCGGGAAACCGTGGAGGCGGTCATTCCGCTGCTGCGGTCCGACGAAGCCCCGGTGCGCAACCTGGCCATGGACATCCTGCGCGAGGTGGGCAACCAGGACATGCCGTCGCTCATCGACCTGATCCTGGACGAGGACCCGGATATCCGCATTTTCGTGGCCGACATCCTTGGCTCCACCGGGAACCTCCTGGCGGTCCAGCCCCTGTGCGAGGCCCTGCTCAAGGACCCGGAGGTCAACGTCCGCTACCAGGCCGCAGTGAGTCTGGGCGAGCTGGGCATGGAAGACGCCACTCCCTGCCTGAACAAGGCCATCAACGACGAGGAGTGGGTCCAGTATTCCGTGATCGAGGCCCTGACCAAGATCGGCCATACCAGCTCCGTGGGCGCCCTGGTCAAGGCCCTGGACGGGGCGTCCGACCTGGTCGCTTCCATGATCATCGACTCTCTGGGCGAGATGGGCAACGTCAAGGCCGTGACCATGCTCCTCAAGCGCATGGCCGACGCGCCCACAGCCTTGCGCAACAAGATCGTCAAGGCCATAGTCAAGATCCTCGGGGGCAAGTCCCTGACCCTGCTCAGCGACGAGGAGCGCGAGCGGTTTCGACAGTATCTGCTGGTCGCTCTACAGGACGAGGACGAGGAGATCCAGGACGCCGCCATTCATGGCCTGGCCTTTGTCGGCGGCGAGGAGGCCTCCTCCGGCATCCTGCACATCGCGGGCAAGCTCGACCAGGACCGCGACCAGGACCGGCTGCGGCTGATCATCGGCTTCCTGGCCCAGATCGGCCTGACCGAGGCCCTCAAGGAGGGGCTGCTCGGCGAGGACCAGGACGTGGCGCGCGTGTCCGTGCAGGTGCTTTCCCAGATCGCGCCCGACGCCTGTACCATGGAGGACTGCGTCTGCCAGGTGCTCATGGAGGCGTTCTGGAAGGCCGCACTGCCCGTGCAGCGGCAGATCGTCAGCGTGGTGGCGGCCAAGGGCGAGGAGCAGTCCAAGGACTTTTTCATCCGTGTGCTCAACGAGCATGAGGACGGCACCGTGCTCAAGAGCGCGGTCTACCTGCTCGGCGAAAAGCTGAGGCTGCCCGAGGTGGTGGACCAGATATTCCCGCTCATGGCCCATCAATACGACGACGTGAAGGAAGCCGCCCTGGAGGCGTGCATCGCCATTGACGGCCCCGACGTGCAGGCTCGCTTCCAGGAGATGTTCCAGAGCGAAGAGCCCATCCGCCGGCTCATGGCCACCTACGCACTGGGCAAGCTCGGCCCCATGGAAAACCTGGACATTCTGACCCAGGCCGTGGAGGACGAGATCCCGGACATCCGCAAGGTGGCCGTCGAGGCCCTGGCAGCATCCGGCGGCGACGAAGCCGTGTGGCGGCCCCTGATTCTGCACCGGCTGTCGGACGAGAGCAAGGACGTGCGTCTGACGGTCATCGAGATCATGGGGCAGCACTACGACGAGGAGATGGCCCCCCATCTCATCGACGCCCTGAACGACGAGGACGACTGGGTCAAGATCCGGGCCATGGACGCCCTGGGCGAGCACGGCACGCCCCAGGCCGCGCCGCTGATGATCGACATGCTGCACAACACCAACCGGTTCGTGGTCATGAAGGCCATCGAGGCCCTGGGGAACATCGGCGGCAGCGAGGCCTTTTCGGCCCTGCTCGAAGTGACCAACAGCGACGAGTACGAGTTGGTCAGCGCCGCCGAGGAAGCGATCTCCAAGATACAGGAAATGTAG
- the ybgF gene encoding tol-pal system protein YbgF, giving the protein MKCLKLLLLAVICLPLVGCATSQKNAETESASTEWRIKSLEEGFLNFREQQRKMADEDALFREKLDKRMAAVEAELAALRSGQAAVPASSDTPRGETWSSDLKPEDDGWVEGGKPAEKSAPVVENDAEKPWAKVPEPPAVPEPPKAIPEPEVISRAEAPKPAQAPAAAKPAPKPVAKPAPRPVSGAKALYERGYGQYNAGQFQAARATFDEFLAKYPGNELAANALYWKGETYYSEQNYAQAILAFKEVTGKFPKHDKAAAALLKIGMSYDRVGDPDNAIFYLRALVEDFPKSSAAGLGRKELARLGG; this is encoded by the coding sequence ATGAAATGCCTGAAACTCCTTCTGCTTGCCGTGATCTGCCTGCCCCTGGTGGGCTGCGCCACCTCGCAGAAGAACGCCGAAACCGAATCGGCGAGCACGGAGTGGCGCATCAAGAGCCTTGAGGAGGGTTTCCTGAATTTCCGCGAACAGCAGCGCAAGATGGCCGACGAGGACGCGCTTTTCCGTGAGAAGCTGGACAAGCGCATGGCCGCCGTGGAGGCCGAGCTGGCAGCACTGCGGAGCGGGCAGGCGGCCGTCCCCGCGTCGTCCGACACACCGCGCGGAGAAACCTGGTCCTCGGACCTCAAGCCCGAGGACGACGGTTGGGTGGAGGGCGGCAAGCCCGCCGAAAAGAGTGCGCCCGTGGTGGAAAACGACGCGGAAAAGCCGTGGGCCAAGGTCCCCGAGCCGCCCGCAGTGCCCGAACCGCCGAAGGCCATCCCCGAGCCCGAGGTCATTTCACGCGCCGAGGCCCCCAAACCTGCTCAGGCCCCGGCCGCGGCCAAGCCTGCACCCAAACCCGTTGCCAAACCCGCGCCCAGGCCCGTATCCGGGGCCAAAGCGCTGTACGAGCGGGGGTACGGCCAGTACAACGCGGGCCAATTCCAGGCCGCACGGGCCACCTTCGACGAGTTCCTGGCCAAGTATCCCGGCAACGAACTCGCGGCCAACGCCCTGTACTGGAAGGGCGAGACCTATTATTCCGAGCAGAACTACGCCCAGGCCATCCTGGCCTTCAAGGAGGTCACGGGCAAGTTCCCCAAGCACGACAAGGCCGCCGCGGCCCTGCTCAAGATCGGCATGTCCTACGATCGGGTGGGCGACCCGGACAACGCGATTTTCTACCTGCGCGCCCTGGTGGAGGATTTCCCCAAGTCCTCGGCCGCCGGGCTCGGGCGCAAGGAATTGGCCCGGCTGGGCGGCTAG
- a CDS encoding HDOD domain-containing protein, which produces MDDDLKTQVKGEILQVKDLPTLPHVLDKITQLVEDPEASTEAIAKVISTDQVLSAKVLKMVNSPIYGFPGRISSIQHALVLLGFNVVRGIIISTSVFDMMVQAMKGLWEHSLGCATACNIIARRAGFEDPEEYAVAGLLHDLGKVVTAVQLPDTHAAILDTVKAKDLTYFQAEKDVLGFGHDRINAWLARHWGLPPNIREAMTRHHAPQLAEFYKPMSCVVHLGDFLVRLLEFGNSGDDQTGYLRPEALIELKFRMSDLDRVMDEMAGQLLEVSDLTF; this is translated from the coding sequence ATGGATGACGACCTGAAAACCCAGGTCAAGGGCGAGATTCTCCAGGTCAAGGATTTACCGACCCTGCCGCACGTCCTGGACAAGATCACCCAGTTGGTGGAGGACCCGGAGGCCTCGACCGAGGCCATCGCCAAGGTCATCTCCACGGACCAGGTCCTGTCCGCCAAGGTGCTCAAGATGGTCAACTCGCCCATCTACGGCTTTCCGGGCCGGATCAGCTCCATCCAGCACGCCCTGGTCCTGCTCGGTTTCAACGTGGTCCGCGGCATCATCATCTCCACCTCGGTCTTCGACATGATGGTCCAGGCCATGAAGGGGCTGTGGGAACACTCGCTGGGCTGCGCCACTGCCTGCAACATCATCGCCCGCCGGGCTGGGTTCGAGGACCCGGAGGAGTATGCCGTGGCCGGGCTGCTCCACGACCTGGGCAAGGTGGTCACCGCAGTCCAGTTGCCGGACACCCACGCGGCCATCCTCGACACGGTCAAGGCCAAGGATCTGACCTACTTCCAGGCCGAGAAGGACGTGCTCGGCTTCGGCCACGACCGCATCAACGCCTGGCTCGCCCGCCACTGGGGGCTGCCCCCCAACATCCGCGAGGCCATGACCCGCCACCATGCCCCGCAACTGGCCGAGTTCTACAAGCCCATGTCCTGTGTGGTCCACCTCGGCGATTTCCTGGTCCGCCTCCTGGAGTTCGGCAACTCCGGCGACGATCAGACCGGCTACCTCAGGCCCGAGGCACTGATCGAGCTCAAGTTCCGCATGAGCGACCTGGACCGGGTCATGGATGAGATGGCCGGGCAGCTTCTTGAAGTCTCGGATCTGACTTTCTGA